In the genome of Myxococcales bacterium, one region contains:
- a CDS encoding DUF1186 domain-containing protein yields MKLKNRHNEEMIELLFTCEDRLTREEADEMIRRGEELIPLLGEIIMDRAFWTVDLPEWWAPVHATYILASIGGKSSVIPLMAALRWSDAYDNEWVTEDLPSILGSLGEISFTPVKSVVADKSAGWSARSIAMDALGSHALLNPTCEEECMKILARIVDDPREEFGARRSAAFVLVDFRRSDYKRALIGFSQAEENYAKADPNYKRTFTIRDLEKDLSAARSGLEMYTRDWMEFYSPEQIHKRKELWEKSDRGETQLFGDIPDKHGQQKWRTLGGRSVIMDLNGPCPCGSGRPYKRCCWKKVH; encoded by the coding sequence ATGAAGCTAAAAAACAGACATAACGAGGAGATGATAGAACTCCTATTCACATGTGAGGATCGCCTGACCCGCGAGGAGGCCGACGAGATGATCCGCCGCGGCGAAGAGCTCATACCGCTATTGGGGGAGATCATCATGGACAGGGCCTTCTGGACAGTCGATCTCCCGGAATGGTGGGCCCCTGTCCATGCTACCTATATACTCGCATCGATCGGCGGGAAGAGCTCTGTGATTCCGCTGATGGCAGCCCTTCGATGGTCGGATGCCTACGACAACGAATGGGTGACCGAGGATCTGCCGTCAATACTGGGATCGCTTGGGGAGATCTCATTTACACCTGTAAAGTCCGTTGTGGCAGACAAAAGCGCCGGATGGTCGGCCAGATCCATAGCGATGGACGCCCTCGGGTCACACGCCCTGCTGAATCCCACATGCGAAGAGGAGTGTATGAAAATTCTGGCCCGAATAGTCGATGACCCGCGGGAGGAGTTCGGTGCGCGCAGAAGCGCTGCGTTCGTTCTGGTGGATTTCAGAAGGTCGGATTACAAAAGAGCGCTCATAGGCTTTTCGCAGGCCGAGGAAAATTATGCAAAGGCCGACCCGAATTACAAAAGAACATTCACCATAAGGGATTTGGAAAAGGATCTAAGCGCCGCGAGATCCGGGCTTGAGATGTACACACGTGATTGGATGGAGTTTTACTCGCCGGAGCAGATACACAAACGCAAAGAACTCTGGGAAAAAAGCGACCGCGGGGAAACGCAGCTTTTTGGCGATATCCCCGATAAGCATGGGCAGCAAAAATGGCGCACCCTGGGGGGAAGAAGCGTTATTATGGATCTAAACGGTCCCTGTCCCTGCGGAAGCGGCAGGCCATACAAACGCTGCTGCTGGAAGAAGGTTCATTAA